In the genome of Taeniopygia guttata chromosome 4, bTaeGut7.mat, whole genome shotgun sequence, the window CTAGAGGGTTgagtctctgctctgcagtgtcAGATATTGATGGGGAAGAGTGTGACTGATAAAGTACCTGGTCTGCCTGACTAACCTGACTCTGTTAGCCACATGTGTCAGTAACTTTGCCCACTCCTTAGAGCTCTCCCTAGAACAAAAACAGAGGCACATTTTTATGATGATTCAGACTTTGTTGTCTGCTTGTTTGTGATGCCAGAGTGAACACAATCCTGGTCTGGTTTTGCATTTCTccgggctttttttttttgtcaggttctcctttgctctgctgctgggaacaGCATGGGCTCTTATCAGCTGTGTTTTTGGttcctccctggctgctgtgttTATCCCTTGCCGTGCAGAGGATGTTCCCAGTAGTCCAGGGGTGTTTACagcactcagcagcagcagaacaagtAAACCTGGTTCATCCTGGAGCTGCCTCAAGGGCTGTACAGAAAATTGAGGACCTGGTAAACTGTGTCAGTCTCTGTGGGCAATACTCAAGAATATCAGATCAAGCACCTGAAAAGACAGCGTTCTTCCTGTTGCAATCTGCATTGCAGAAGCTAAAACCTGAATTAAGGTAGTAAAACTCTGACAAGAAGAGCTTCACTGATGGGATGGGCTTGGCACTGCAAGCCAGGCCCTTAGCAAACCTGTGTGAGCTACCCAGACAGTGCCACTTGCCAGAGCCTCCTGTCCATCTCAGGGCAGGCCCTGCTGCTTTCTGGCCTGCCTTTCCCAGCAAAGTCTCTGTTCCACAACCACTGGTGGCATCCTCCCACTCCAGAAGGCATTTCCTGATTCAGCAGGGAGggctccagcactgctctgtgccagtgctgggaaGGAGGTGTTTGGAATGAGAGATTCAGCTTGGGAAAAGCACGAGGGGAGCAATCCTGGTGGAGAGGAAAAGGTGGCCTGGAGCATCACTCAGTCCCACGCTGGCAGCACAGCTTGGCACCACCGAGTCATGAGGCTCTTGCTGCACGAGCAAAATTTTAGTGCAGCTGAAGTTATGAGGATtatgtttgtgtgtttgtgatTATAAAATGTGCCTATATCGCAGTTACCACATGCAGGTGTGTGTGAGTGGGTTAAAATCCACGAGGGCTGTGGTTATTTAGCTGGGGAGTGTCAAAAATATGAGGTTCAGGCCcaaatttcagagggaaaaccATTTTTGCTGCTAATCTCATAACAGTTAAAAGTAATAATTGCCTCAGAAGCTATATTAAGTGCTATTGCAGGCAAATGTCTCATTTCCTGGGATGTCACTGTTCCAAATCTGGAAGTTCTAACCCAAGAGCAAAAGCTGCTCTTCAAAAAGCACCAGCTTTACTCCCAGCCCTTTCCAAGGTCACCAATGGACCCAGTAATTACAGCGTAGCTCTGCCCTACAATGAACTGCTTTCCTGCCAGCAATTAATTTGCCTCTGTgggaagaagaaattaaggCTGGAGACAGTGAAATGTGATCACCACCCAGTTAGAAACCTTTCAGAAATGTCTCAACTCTCAGCTGAAATGAGGATCTTATAATTAggttatattattattattattatctataTTATTATGTTGTTTTATTAATTAAGCACAGAGTACTAGATACCCACAGTGTGTGTGAGTTCTCTGGTGACAAGGACATGTGTGAGCAAAGCCTCTGGAAAGCTTTTCCTTGTGCATTACTGGTGCACTTGGGTGTTTCCCAAGATCTgctcctccagggctgggagcatGCCCTGCATGTGAGGCTTGTGCTGCTGTCCTTCTTGGCCCTGGCTGTGGaactgcagccagcacaggccCTTTGTCAGCAAACTGGGAGTGGGAAGGACCTGCATGTTCCCTGTAATGTGTTTTATGTCGTGTGGGTGAGCTGGGCAGCCAGGTACCACAGATCCATACAGGGAAGCAGACTGCAAACATcatacagcagcagcagatgagtGGACAAGCCTACCCAAATTGAAGATGAGACAGAAACTGGTAGAGTGTTTATCAGGTAAAGCACTTTTCTAGTTAGAGCTGCATTTTCAGCGTTGAGGTGAAACTACACTGGGTCCTGGGGAGGCTGTTTGGTGTCTCTGTGTGCCCTGAGGTCACAGCAGGGCCCGGGTGCAGTCAGACAGGGTGTGAACAGGTCTGTCAGCAGTGGCAGGTGATTAAGTAAGGGCAAGCACAATCCCTAGATTCCTATCTCAGGTGTCAAAGTCCAGAGATCAGTGAAGTGCTGGGGATGCacacaaagagaaaaggagcagtACCCCACCCTCCTGTGTGCTCTTCCAGCCCCGTTGAGGGCAGCATCAAAGATCCTCTGGAGAAATGTCTGACAGTTACTAAACCACAGGAGGAAGATTAAGGATTTCTGGGATCTGTTCTGATTTGGCTGATACTGTGCTGTGTGATTTCCTAATTCCTTCCCTTACaagcttttcctgctttgcaTAGACTCCAAGGAGCTGAGCACCTGGTTGTTGCACAAACTGAAGGAGCCACATCACAACCTCAGCAAATGTGGCTTTTTATGTTTATTAAAGATATTCCCAGTGCACAGGACAGGACAATTTCACCGTGTTCATGCTCTCCAGAATGTCTGCCTCTTCTTTCAGTACCATCACCATGATGCTGCAAAGGGAAGATGTGCCCCTGCTTGTTTCAGGGATCCGTAATTAGGACACACGATTgtgccctgagccagcagtgcacccactgcattcccaggcTGCACTCCAGAGGTGGAGCCACTCCTCACTGGAGTGTTTGCAGTGTATCATGGCTTCTTCCGAGGCttccaaaataaagaaaataattcactCTGAGAATCTAGAAAATCTGTGTGGAGAAACAATGTGCTTCTATGCATCACATGAGTagatttttatggaaaaatccAAAAAGGTGAATTAATCAAACCCAAAATTCTGTAGGAATCTTTACTTGATCTATAAATATCTGTGCAAGGTTCAGCTACAGTATTTTACAGTGGGAGGGAAGGTTTATGGTTTCAGAGACAGAATTCCCACGGAAGAGTCTTTCTAAGGGGAAAGTTTTATTGCTGTAGTTAAATTAGCCTTCAAAAGCAGATTCTAATTATGTATTCTGTTTCTTGGTTTTTGGAGAGATGATGGTGAAACAGGGCTGAGAACACCACTCTGGAATGAGAattgaaatgaaagaaagctACCAGATCaactgtttttccctttttttttttttttttttttcatgggtGGAACCAcaaaaattctggttttccaAACAGCTGTGAAATGTGACCTCAGAACCTTTCATAagcaaaaatatccaaaaagGCACATACTAACATAACATTGTTGCTGTAATCacaattacaggaaaaaatatttctaagagAAGATGCTGCAGTCCATCCTAGCAGGAAATCCACCTGATGGGTCACTTGCCTTCTTGCTCAGGAAGGTATTACTTGGATCAGGCTGCAGCTGGCGAGATTCCAGCCTTGTGGTTTGGAGAGGACACTGGTGCTGCTGATGGGACGTGGGATGGCAGCGCTGTGTCGCAGGTTGGCATGACATCAATCGCTGGAAAACCCCTGTTGCAGGTGTCTCTCCCTCCTGCTGGCAGTGATGGGTGGGGAAGTGGAGCAGAACATCCCACTGGCTTTTGAAAAAGCAGGTACATCCATGTGATTTATTATTTCAAGACCGGTTTAACTGTGTTAGTGGCAGAATCCGCTCCCTGCGATGCCTAATTCAGTCTAGAGGCTCTTCAAGCCTTCCCTCAATAATCTCGGTGTGGAATCCCTCCGCTTGTTTTCCAGAACGCCCTTTGGCGCCATCCCCAGCGGGCACGACGCATCCGGCTGTGCCAGGAATCCTTGTGGTCGCAGGAATCACCTCCCGTTCCTTTGGAATACGTTGTCCCGACGCCGGTGAGGCAGGAAAGCATCCCCGGGGGAGAGGCGGTGGCTGAGGCGGCTCCTCCCGGCGGCTCCTCCCGGCGGCTCCTCCCGGCGGCTCCTCCCGGCGGCTCCTCCCGGCGGCTCCTCCCGGCGCTGCGGGCGGGGCCCGCGCCGTGCCCGCCCCCGGAGCCCGAGCCCGGCGGAGCTCCGGCGGTGCCTGCTCGGCAGCAGCCATGAAGTCGCTGTGTCTGGTCACCGTGGGAGTCCTGGCCATGACGCTGCTCATCGCCAGCATCTCCCTGCTGGTCGCGCACGTCTTCCAGACGGTGGTGGATCTGCAGGTGAAGCAGGTAAAAGCATTGCCGCCTTGCTTGTTTACCGGTTTATTCTGTCTGAAAATAGccgagggagggagggagggaaggaagaggttGGCTCCCTCCTTGCAGCAGCGGTGGGTGGGtgggcaggagcatccctgggccGTGAACCACCCCACCACCCCCGCCTATCACCACCCGGTTGAGCTGGAGCTCAGAATGGAGCTCAGCCTGCGCTGGGTAAAAATCGGGAAGAGGATGGGTAAAAATGCCTCTTCTTGAGGGAGCTTtgctggctgtggggcagcagctTTATGGAGGAGCCCTCTccagtgcagcagcacctgAAGGGAGCAGGGGCCACCTTAAAGCACCCCGTCTTTTTGCCATCTCTGTCATAAATTGCATGCAGCTTTCATACTTGGTCTGCTGCTCCATTTACTGGTGCCTCTGGAGCAGGGCCAGAGGTGCTGGAATACACGGTGTGTGCCGGTTCCCCTGGCTGGGTGATGGCAGCCAGGCATTTCACCATGTTGTTccacacttggggacactcaTCCTGCCGTTGCTGTGGATGCAGAGGCCTGCACTGTTCCTGCCCTGCCTAAGCTTTTGTTTCTCTCCCAGAGTGGCTCTGTGCGTTTCTGCAGTGGCCCAGTGAGAAAGGTCAGCTCTGTTAGTAACTCTCTTGTTTGTAAATGAACAATTATTTCTCTCTCTATCTGAGGAATATCATCTTAGTTCTTATCCTGACAGAGGAGCCAGGAACGCTAACCAATGAAGGGATTTGACCAGTGCTGTTGTCTAAGTGGTGACCAGATTATCTGTGATCTCCTAACCTACTGTTCTTTCCTCTGGGCTGTTGACAGGGAGCATTTCCTACCGTGGGACCTGCGCTGTCCCAGATCGGTTTGGTTTAGCGAGCACAGTTTTAGGTTGGCAGTGAGCTTACTCCAGGCTGTGTCACTTGGTAGTGCAGCTCCATCTCCCTGATCTTGGCTGTCCTTGGGAAGGAGTCTGCCCTCCCCTGCGTCCCAGAAGTTCTGCTTCCAGGTATTCTTCTGCTGTTACGGCCAGAGCAGTGGGGTGGAAGCAGTGCTTTGGAGCAGGACTGTCAGGAATTAGGCGTGATCCTCCTTACGCGCATTATCTCCCGGCCTGCTCCTTCCCCGGAGCAACTTATGTAAGAGCAACTTGGTGTTCGCTCAGCAGGCCTTGCAGTAATGCAGGATAAAGTTTCCAGAGCTCAggcttttcctgcctgctgctctccagctcgTGCTGGCACACATCTGGATTGCAGGGAATGAGGTGTCCggctccctgccagctctgaggGCCTTCTGCAGGAGCCACAGCCCCCAGGCTGGGGAAGCACAGCTTTCAGCCCAAAGCAGGGTGCTCCCAGCCACTCTGCTGATCTGGCTGATTTCCACATCTGCTTTATCCCATGTGAGCTTCCCCTCATTTGTGTGTAGTCTGGAAAGCTGCTGTCTCTTGTGTAACCGCGTGTGTAGCTTTGAAAATCTTGTGCAAATAGACAAATCTCTGTTTGGATTTGCCTTTGGAATGGGGCAAGGCCTGAGCTTTTGCAAGGAGTCGCTGTTCCTTTGAAGGCTTTCCAGGCGTCCTAGAGCAGAGCTGCCTTGCAGTGAGGGGCAGTCTCAAGTGCAGCTGGAGTGGAAAGCTGTGTTTTGGAACAGCTGAAGCAGCTGTGTCTCCAAAGGCAGCACCTGTGAGTGGCTGAGGATGGCTCTGCTTTCACAGGGGGTTGTGCCTTTCCAGCCAAAGGCAGGGTCTGGGATATAGAGAGGGTGTGGGAAGAGTGGGAATCCAACCTGCTGTCAGACTTCACATCCCCTTGGAAATCAGTGGGCAGATGTGTTGTGACAAGAACACTGGCAGCACTTTTCCCAGAAGGCATTCAAATCTCATAAACTTATTCTTTATttgctactttttaaaaaaaaattctgtgaacTAAATGTGCCATTCCAAGCAGAATTCCAAAACCTGTTTGTTATCAGGGCCTAGCACCTGATACTCTGGAgattaatgggaaaaaaaaatctagaatgAACAGGTATGAATCTTCTCCAGGAGAAAGGCATTCCCAGCTGCCAGTGTTGTTGCTTTGTGCCCTCTCATGGGGAGATGCTGGTGTATTTGTTGCCATAGGTGTGCAGGTTGTGAATGCAACCTAgtactttatatatatatatatacacatacacacacaatcAATCTTGGAGCTGTGCTCCTCATTTCAAACTTGGAAGTCAGTCAATCCTTTGGCCCAGCTGTTTCCTTCATGCCACATCCCTTAGGCTGAGAATTTTAGAAAACACTCACTCTTCAAACCCCTTGAAATTCCACTGGACCTGTCGCCAGCCATCTCTTGAACTGAATTGGCTGGAATGTTTCAGGCCCAAAAGGATGAGGAAGATGTTTTCTCCTTTGATTTAGCTGATGTAGTGACcagtttttgctgttgttgtttaaTGCAAAATACTGGAGCTCTCAGGAGAGTTTAGTATGCAAGCCTAGCTGAAGGATCCATTGAGATGTTCCTTGGGCATTCCCAAGTTGCAGGAGTAGGGAGGTTTATGCTGGTCTGAACACTCAGCCTGTCACCTTAACAAGTTGCATTTAAACTGTGTCATAGATGAACACATGAAAGTGCATCTTTGAATGCAAACTTTTAGGGGTTccaggaaataaaatgaaaaaggaattaaattttcTGTGTAGCTTTCAGAAATATTCAGTACCACCACCACTCCCACCATCACTGCCAGTAGCTGTTAAATTTGGGAGGGAAAGTTCCCTATTTATTTCCTGTACGTAAAGCACAGTCAAGGCAAGGAAACGGCAGCAAATGAGAGCGCTGCAGGTTCAGAGCTGGCTGATAATTTCAGTCAGCAGGAAGGATGTTTTGGAACACTGGAAATGAGCGTGGACTCCACTTGGAAAGGAGAAGCCCTGGTGTCCTTGTAATATCCTGTGATAGACTGAAATATCCCTGGTAAGACTGGGTGAAAATCAGAAGAGAAGAGCTTATCATGTTTGATTATTTGGCAGTTTTGGGGAGTCTCTCTGAATCCAGCTCAGAAGTTTGTTAATCTGGGTTTGCTGTCACTGTACAGAGCTATAAATAGACAATTTATGTTGGAGATGCAAATTGTGCCATGCAATCCAAGAAATAAATCTGCAATTAATATGTCCAGTGAATACAGAGATGAGTCTCCTTGGCATCAATCATAAGAAAACAGGATCAAAAGCATCAGGTTGTGTAGGAAATCTTATATATGAGGTGCTGGTAGTTCCAGAGAAGTGCTCCAAGCTCCTCAATGTGAAATGtgaaacacatttatttttgagGTGTGCACAGAATACATGGGTTTTGCTCCTATGGGGAAAGCAGGCTGCAAGTGCAAAGTGCcaccagctgggctggctctcgCTGCCATTCAGCATTACTGCTGCCGTGCCAAGCTCCTGCCAATGAGTTTGTCTTTGAAACAGTCTTCTCTTTATCTCATCCTCCAAAATTAAAGTCTACATGGAGAGAAAATGGCTCCTTAAGTGGGAAGGCCAAGAATGAGTCCTGGGGCAAGTGTGGCTGATAAGACCCTGTGAACACTGACCACGAGCTGGCAGCTGTCCAGTATGCCCTGTTTTTGAGCTTCCTCTCACAATATTCCACTTGTTTCCTCAGAAGAATAAGAAGAATGAGTGTTGATGAGAGCCATTTAATTGCAAATCATTCCCCTCCTCCCTTTCTTCCGCCTACAGGTGATGGTGGTTTTCAAAGATAGagttttctttgtgtttattCCTGAACATTCACACTTTGAGCCAGATTTCTCTGTGTGGCCACTGAAGCAGTTCCAGAGTTGTGGCTACATGAAAAGCCTTAATTTTGATGATGGGGATGCTTTATAGATGGGGTGAATTTTATCCAAAATGGGTTGGTAATAAAGTGAGACCTCTATTGCAGAGCTCTACATGACAGGTGGGGTTGTGACTTTCCATATAACATGTATATACTGATAAGGGGTATCACTGAGGTAAGGGAATTAGTGTTACATTTCCTAAGTGCTTCTGTTATAAAATATTGGTTACCAAATAGACTGACACACCATGGGTCTGGAGATGCTGATGCTGACTTTGCTGTAGGAAAGAAATTAGAGGACAAACAATATTTTCCCTATTCCAAGACCTTGGAAAGGCACAAATTCTAGAGTGCCTATGTGAAAGAAGTTTGTCATTCTCAGTTTTGCTCACAGGCCACTGAAAAACAAAGTCTAATTGCTTGGAAGACAGAATCTCACAGCTGTGTTGGAATCTGACATTCTTGGGCAAAGAAATCACCGAGGCCAGGACTCTTTTGGCCTCCCAGCATTGAGTTGTACTTTTATCTGTAATGTTGCCACGTTCTGTGGTGTCTTGCACCACATGGAGGGTTTTACTGATGCAGGAAAGGAGACAGGATTGCTGAGTAACAGCATGAAAAACGTCAGGCACAATTGTCTGGAGAGACAGGGAACTACAAACCAAGCAGTGCTGTCCCTGGCCTGTGGCCAGGAGAGCAGGTGCCTGGGCTGGCTGATACTGAGTGAGCTGCTCCAAAGTGAAGCAGACCTAGAACTGGAGTCTTACTGCCTGTGCTCGTTCCCAGGGCATGGAATTCCTCTCTCTCCTGTCAGATGCAGCATGATAACATTAGCAGCTCATGTGCCTTTCTCTTGTTTCAGGGAACTGTCTTGAAGAATGGCACGGAAACCTTTGAGGCCTGGGAGGACCCTCCCCCCCCAGTCTACATGCAGTTCTACTTCTTCAATGTGACAAATCCTTTGGAAGTGCTCCAAGGCGCCACTCCTCTCGTAGAGGAAATCGGACCATACACCTACAGGTAGGACCTTTCAGGAGTTCCACACTCCACAAGAACTCTGCTGTGTGAGGAATCCAGGAGGCTTGGGATTCTGCTCTGGGAGAAAACCTGTGTGTTAATGTGTGAGGGAAGGTTTGTCCAGGGGAACATGGTCACAGCCCACACGGACAGCACTGACACTTGCAGCTGCTTTCAGATGAGGCCAGTGACTTCTGTCAGATTTTGGGCTAAGTTTTGCTGGTGTGCTGCTCTTCTTCACTGCTGAACACAGAGGAAGCTGATGCATCCTGGCCTGCTGTCTTGTAAGCTGGGTGATGCTTTGGAggctggggagagaggagtgTTGCACAAAAGTGTGACTCATGCTCACTCAGGAATTGCTTCCTAGCTGGAGTTGCACCATTCACATGGGTAAAATGTGGCCAGAAAAACATTTAGGGTGGTACTAAAAGGGTTTTCCTGAACCAACTCTCACTGAAAAACCTGCTTAGAGTTCAAACCTATCTCTCATTTTTACTGATGGATTTACTAAGGCCACGTGCAGTGTTAAATATTGTCCAGCTCCTAGAGCTGTCCTGCGTGGCATGGAGAGATTTGAAAGTCCCCTTAGAGATGAGTTTTCCTTCAGAGCTGTATTGtgctcagctgcctgcagctgtgaAAGCCAGGAGCAGGTCTGTAGCAGGAAGGGCTGTGGTTCTGGGAGTCCTGGTGTTATGGGGAGTTCATCACCACAGCAAGAAGGTGGATTCCTGGCTGTCACCCTCACTTCTGGTCACACAGGCTCCTCCAGGCCAGGCATGGGCTCAGTGCCAGAAGGAACTGTCTTTACCTAAGCTGCAAAATTATCAAAATCTCTTGGTGTTTGAAAAAGTGCTGAGATGAAAGCAGAAGCCTTTGTGGGAACCTTGGTTTCTGCATTATCTCTTGCCTTTCAGTTTCCTCCCTGTCAACAATCCCTTGCCCTGTCTCCTCTGCATTCTAGCCCTGTGTCTGTTTAGTCCTGGCAAACTCTATGTGGTACTTTAGCATAATCCCTGCTATTACATGAGCCAGTAAAGCTGGAGTAAAGATGATCTACAAGCTCTGAAGTTCCCAAGCTTTTTTTCAGGTGTGTGTAGTGTAACACTGGGCATTAGTCAGCAATATGTTCAGTGTCAGGAAGATGAACAGGACCAGCTCCAGCGTTCACAAAGCTGCAGGGCACCACACAGGCTGGCATTCAGTCCTCTTTGCCAgcttctttcccctttccttaGCTCTGAGTCTCTCCTGGGTGTCTGGCGCAGCCTGGTTTGGGAAGCTGCACCTTGTCCATGAAGGAGCTCTGCAGGGTGGATGGGGCTGGTGCTGTAGTGGCTGGGCTGGTCCTGCCCCAGGAGAggcccagcctgagctgctggtTTGCTGGGAGAGCCCTTCCCTGCATCCCACGCcaagggctggctgcaggcgGGTCCCCGACACCAGCCCTCCCTGAGGTGTTCttggtggggacagggagggaaggaaagaggcTGCACATTCcagctgcttctggcaggtttgcTTAGCCTCATTCTGGCATGTCTGGACAGGATTCCCATGTGCTCTGCTCTTCCTCCatagaggaagaaggaaagttAGGAAGTGGAGAGCTCTCTTGCAACAGATTTCATAACCCtggcctggctgtggctgcagcagggtgtCAGCAGTgggtggggaggagaggaggcgtgtgggagcacagggagggaTGTTCCAGCCACACTGCACGCTCCAGCCAGGGAAGAAAGCTCCAGCTCGTTCCACAGGCCCTGTGTGGCAAAGCACTGAAGCCTCATTTGGCCTTAGCACGTGGCAGAACACCCAAAATGCCCTAATGTGAGGCGCCTGGCTGTGTGTTTTTATAAAGCAGGGTGTCTGGGGAAAGGCTGAGAGTAGGCTGGGAGTGAACTGGGCCAGAcaagcagggaaaaaatccagTCAGTGACAGGGAGGGCTCCAGAGGTCTCATCCTGCAGCTCAGAGTTTTCACCGTACATCGTCAAGCACTTGAGGCAGATTCCGTATCAAAAACATATCAGTGCTGGTGTTTTTAAATCCTGGAAGTTGAACAGGCAGCACATAAAATAAGCAGCTTGAACTTTGTAATTACTTATCTGCCAAGCCTGCTGAGTTCCAAAGAACACTGGAATATTGTCTGGTCTTGCAcacattttcagtattttaactTCAACATCTTAGAGCCTCCTACTCATATACCTCATCAGGGGGTATTATTTTCCTCTCCAGAGCTGGAGAGATGTCTCAGGTTACTCCTGGCCTATTTTAGGAAGGCATTTCACAGCTGTCCATCTCCATCCACTCAGTTCCAGCCCTGGGGTATGAAATAGATTGCTGTCCAAGAGGGTCTTGCCAAGCCAAGCTGGAAGTGTTGCCAGACCAAAATGTTCCTGGGTTTcaggggtgctggggagtgGTAGAGACACCTTTAGGGTAAGGAAGATGGGAAGTGGCTGGTTTGTAATGGCAGTAGTTTCACAGGCTTTTCCAGTTTGCTTTAGATGTGAAAGCAGAGCCAGAGTAATGCAGCCTGTTGTGGAGCTGCACTGATGGATCCAGTGCAGTCTGGCAGAACAATCTCGATCCAAACTGAATGCAGAACATCAGAGCACAACATCTGGCAGAACAATTCTCCCTCACGTCTTGGGACATGACATTTGCCCGGGCAGATGTGAAAGTCAACAGGCTCCTGAGTCACTGCAGGCTGAGGAAACAGGAGGAGTTTCACCTTCTGCGTGTGCTAGGCGGCGAGCAGCCCACTGCCATTTCCCTTTTGGGCTTTGCTGGAGCCACGTGTGT includes:
- the SCARB2 gene encoding lysosome membrane protein 2 (The RefSeq protein has 1 substitution compared to this genomic sequence), translating into MKSLCLVTVGVLAMTLLIASISLLVAHVFQTVVDLQVKQGTVLKNGTETFEAWEDPPPPVYMQFYFFNVTNPLEVLQGATPLVEEIGPYTYREYRPRVHVQFLDNGTKVSALNPKTYVFEPEKSVGDPEVDLIRTGS